A window from Theobroma cacao cultivar B97-61/B2 chromosome 3, Criollo_cocoa_genome_V2, whole genome shotgun sequence encodes these proteins:
- the LOC18606124 gene encoding poly(U)-specific endoribonuclease-B, giving the protein MEGLIRGLIDVAIGGGGGGGGRDEENETRDERSRSSWAQVVSGEQDNDDCPQGHNPTQWRRQEESQREDERWEVSGSRPSRKPHKVEYGGYEKDEAGERHGYNQNEWNRKEQEKENNDGWETVGRKPQRQPHKVQMDQWQGYKRPPSEQVYSDEFETGTSIEPSEEELADLSQACNRLWQLDLNRLEPGKDYQIDCGEGKKVYQKADMAEGSLFYWLSEDIFRRPTFSRFCSLLDNYNPNAGCKEVVTSEEKQEQSAFMEEISRTAPIKYLHKYLSLKGIVSENYQDFKRMITKLWFDLYGRGGASGSSSAFEHVFVGEIKQHGEQEVTGFHNWLQFYLEEAKGRVDYQGYILPRRRGETPDSETQLLTIQFEWNGILKSVSSTLVGVSPEFEIALYTLCFFMGGEDNYVQLGPYSVNIKCYRFGDKIGSVFPIAEC; this is encoded by the exons ATGGAGGGACTGATCAGGGGTTTGATCGACGTTGCGATTGGCGGCGGCGGCGGCGGCGGAGGCCGCGACGAGGAAAATGAGACTCGAGATGAACGCTCCAGATCCAGTTGGGCCCAG GTGGTGTCAGGGGAGCAAGATAATGATGATTGTCCGCAGGGCCATAATCCTACTCAATGGAGAAGAcag GAAGAGAGTCAACGGGAGGATGAACGCTGGGAGGTTTCGGGTTCAAGACCTTCCAGGAAACCTCACAAG GTTGAGTATGGGGGATATGAGAAGGATGAAGCTGGCGAACGTCATGGTTATAACCAAAATGAGTGGAACAGAAAG GAGCAAGAAAAGGAGAATAATGATGGCTGGGAAACTGTTGGCAGAAAGCCTCAAAGACAACCACACAAG GTTCAGATGGATCAGTGGCAAGGATATAAACGACCTCCTAGTGAGCAAGTATACtctgatgagtttgaaactgGTACTAGCATAGAACCTTCAGAAGAAGAACTTGCTGACTTGTCACAAGCTTGCAACAGGCTCTGGCAACTTGATTTAAACCGTTTGGAACCTGGAAAGGATTATCAGATTGACTGTGGTGAAGGGAAAAAGGTTTACCAGAAGGCAGATATGGCAGAAGGAAGTCTGTTTTACTGGCTGAGTGAAGACATATTCAGAAGACCTACATTTTCTCGTTTCTGTTCTCTCTTAGATAATTACAACCCAAATGCTGGGTGTAAGGAAGTTGTTACATCGGAGGAGAAACAAGAGCAGTCTGCTTTCATGGAAGAAATAAGTAGAACTGCACCAATTAAATATCTTCACAAGTACCTCTCTTTGAAGGGCATTGTATCTGAAAACTATCAAGATTTCAAAAGAATGATAACAAAGCTATGGTTTGATCTTTATGGTCGGGGTGGTGCATCTGGTTCCTCTTCTGCTTTCGAACATGTTTTTGTTGGAGAAATCAAGCAACATGGTGAGCAAGAGGTTACTGGCTTCCACAATTGGCTTCAG TTTTACCTTGAAGAAGCAAAAGGGAGAGTTGATTATCAAGGTTATATATTACCGCGAAGACGTGGGGAAACT CCGGACTCTGAAACTCAGTTGCTCACCATCCAGTTTGAATGGAACGGGATTCTCAAATCTGTGTCAAGTACTTTGGTTGGAGTTAGCCCAGAGTTTGAAATTGCTCTCTATACTCTGTGTTTCTTTATGGGTGGAGAGGATAATTACGTACAGCTGGGTCCATACTCTGTTAACATCAAGTGCTACCGCTTTGGAGATAAAATCGGTTCTGTTTTTCCGATCGCAGAATGTTGA